One region of Sus scrofa isolate TJ Tabasco breed Duroc chromosome 3, Sscrofa11.1, whole genome shotgun sequence genomic DNA includes:
- the ZNF484 gene encoding zinc finger protein 484 isoform X10, which yields MNSRISDGGDQVIGFETLQQGKSEEDLIRFERINLFTRDDPYSILGELWQDDKQTGRCEENLNRHLNHVTFINENTLANEKDYEYNKDIGKIFHVNTYLVSSRKRLYDSLQKSLKPILSLCNYNRNNATENFDKVIGYDNIFTHVKSHTETHASEYNRRKKLLSHKQALSQHQKIHTGGNLCLFSDCGKLFTHKSHLFAHQRIYTEEKHEWSKCETVFTEKLQLAVPPKVYREEKNSVCTEYGKDFSLNSNHEKTHTEGTGYKCSAHEKAFLQKSDLFRHQRIHIGGKKPYDYNECETNVSQNSNLSVHKKVHIGEKHFECTECGKAFTRKSTLSMHQKIHTGEKPYVCTECGKAFIRKSHFITHERIHTGEKPYACSDCGKSFIKKSQLHVHRRIHTGENPFICTECGKVFAHKTNLIIHEKIHTGERPYICTECGKAFTDRSNLIKHQKIHTGEKPYKCNDCGKSFTWKSRLRIHQKCHTGERHYECSECGKAFIQKSTLSMHQRIHRGEKPYVCTECGKAFFHKSHFITHERIHTGEKPYECSDCGKSFTKKSQLHVHQQIHTGEKPYRCAECGKAFTDRSNLFTHQKIHTGEKPYKCSDCGKAFTRKSGLHIHQQSHTGERHYECSECGKAFARKSTLIMHQRIHTGEKPYICTECGKSFIQKSHLNRHQRIHTGEKPYECGDCGRAFIKKSQLHEHHRIHTGEKPYMCTECGKAFTIRSNLIKHQKIHTKQKPYKCSDFRKAFNWKPQLSIHQKSNTGEVDCPIPQSWHGDTKL from the exons ATGAACAGTCGGATCAGTGATGGAGGCG atcaaGTTATTGGTTTTGAAACATTACAACAGGGAAAGTCTGAAGAAGATTTAATCCGGTTTGAGAGAATTAATCTCTTCACAAGAGATGACCCATATTCTATTTTAGGAGAATTGTGGCAAGATGATAAACAGACAGGGAGATGTGAGgaaaacctgaacagacatttaaATCATGTCACCTTCATCAATGAGAATACACTAGCTAATGAGAAAGACTATGAATATAATAAGGacattggaaaaatatttcatgtaaacacATACCTTGTTTCTTCAAGAAAAAGACTCTATGACTCACTTCAAAAGAGTTTGAAGCCTATTCTAAGTTTATGTAATTATAATAGAAATAATGCAACAGAAAATTTTGATAAGGTTATTGGATATGATAATATTTTCACTCATGTGAAGTCTCACACAGAAACTCATGCTTCTGAATATAATCGACGTAAGAAACTTCTGAGTCACAAGCAAGCTCTTAGTCAGCATCAAAAAATTCATACTGGGGGGAACCtctgtttattttctgattgtGGAAAACTTTTTACCCATAAGTCACACctttttgcacatcaaaggattTATACTGAAGAGAAACATGAGTGGAGCAAATGTGAGACAGTCTTTACTGAGAAGCTCCAACTTGCTGTACCTCCAAAAGTttatagagaagagaaaaactctGTATGTACTGAATATGGGAAAGACTTTTCCCTCAACTCAAATCATGAGAAAACTCACACTGAGGGGACTGGCTATAAATGTAGTGCACATGAGAAAGCCTTTCTCCAGAAGTCAGATCTGTTCAGACACCAGAGAATTCATATTGGAGGGAAAAAACCGTATGATTACAATGAATGTGAGACAAATGTCTCTCAGAATTCAAACCTCAGTGTACATAAAAAAGTTCATATTGGAGAGAAACACTTTGAATGTACTGAATGTGGAAAAGCTTTCACAAGGAAATCAACACTAAGTATGCATCAGAAAATTCACACAGGAGAAAAACCCTATGTATGTAccgaatgtgggaaagccttcatcCGGAAGTCACATTTTATTACACAtgagagaattcatactggagagaaaccttatgcATGCAGTGACTGTGGGAAGTCCTTTATAAAGAAATCACAACTCCATGTGCATCGACGAATTCACACAGGAGAGAATCCCTTTATATGTACTGAATGTGGGAAAGTCTTTGCCCATAAGACAAATCTGATTATACATGAGAAAATTCATACTGGTGAGAGACCCTATATATGTActgaatgtgggaaggcctttacTGACAGGTCAAATCTCATTAAACACCAaaaaattcatactggagagaaaccctataaatGCAATGACTGTGGAAAATCATTCACCTGGAAGTCACGGCTCAGGATACATCAGAAATGTCATACTGGAGAGAGACATTATGAATGCAGCGAATGTGGGAAAGCATTTATTCAGAAGTCAACACTGAGTATGCACCAGAGAATTCATAGAGGAGAAAAACCCTATGTTTGTActgaatgtgggaaggccttcttCCACAAGTCACATTTTATTACACATgagagaattcacactggagagaagccttaTGAATGCAGTGATTGTGGGAAATCTTTTACTAAGAAGTCACAACTTCATGTACATCAGCAAAttcacacaggagagaagccCTACAGATGTGCTGAATGTGGAAAGGCTTTCACTGACAGATCAAATCTTTTTACACACCAGAAaattcatactggtgagaaacccTATAAATGTAGTGACTGTGGAAAAGCCTTCACTCGAAAGTCAGGCCTCCATATACATCAGCAGTCTCACACTGGAGAAAGACATTatgagtgcagtgaatgtgggaaagcctttgcAAGAAAATCAACACTAATTatgcatcagagaattcatacaggTGAGAAACCTTATATTTGCACTGAATGTGGGAAGTCCTTCATCCAGAAGTCACACTTAAATcgacatcagagaattcatactggagagaaaccctatgaatgtggTGACTGTGGGAGGGCCTTTATTAAGAAGTCACAACTCCATGAACATCATCGaattcacacaggagagaaaccataTATGTGTACTGAATGTGGAAAGGCCTTCACCATCAGATCAAATCTTATTAAACACCAGAAAATTCATACTAAGCAGAAACCGTATAAATGCAGTGACTTCAGGAAAGCCTTCAACTGGAAGCCACAACTCAGTATACATCAGAAATCAAATACTGGGGAAGTAGACTGTCCAATACCACAATCATGGCATGGGGATACAAAGTTGTGA
- the ZNF484 gene encoding zinc finger protein 484 isoform X8 has protein sequence MAAHRLEVLHGRCHIGIESHPFRGGRCFSRRHVEYWQCSSKKPLLSMRTPGRRLKNIARTGRDPEGGNQVIGFETLQQGKSEEDLIRFERINLFTRDDPYSILGELWQDDKQTGRCEENLNRHLNHVTFINENTLANEKDYEYNKDIGKIFHVNTYLVSSRKRLYDSLQKSLKPILSLCNYNRNNATENFDKVIGYDNIFTHVKSHTETHASEYNRRKKLLSHKQALSQHQKIHTGGNLCLFSDCGKLFTHKSHLFAHQRIYTEEKHEWSKCETVFTEKLQLAVPPKVYREEKNSVCTEYGKDFSLNSNHEKTHTEGTGYKCSAHEKAFLQKSDLFRHQRIHIGGKKPYDYNECETNVSQNSNLSVHKKVHIGEKHFECTECGKAFTRKSTLSMHQKIHTGEKPYVCTECGKAFIRKSHFITHERIHTGEKPYACSDCGKSFIKKSQLHVHRRIHTGENPFICTECGKVFAHKTNLIIHEKIHTGERPYICTECGKAFTDRSNLIKHQKIHTGEKPYKCNDCGKSFTWKSRLRIHQKCHTGERHYECSECGKAFIQKSTLSMHQRIHRGEKPYVCTECGKAFFHKSHFITHERIHTGEKPYECSDCGKSFTKKSQLHVHQQIHTGEKPYRCAECGKAFTDRSNLFTHQKIHTGEKPYKCSDCGKAFTRKSGLHIHQQSHTGERHYECSECGKAFARKSTLIMHQRIHTGEKPYICTECGKSFIQKSHLNRHQRIHTGEKPYECGDCGRAFIKKSQLHEHHRIHTGEKPYMCTECGKAFTIRSNLIKHQKIHTKQKPYKCSDFRKAFNWKPQLSIHQKSNTGEVDCPIPQSWHGDTKL, from the exons ATGGCTGCCCACAGGCTTGAGGTACTCCATGGACGCTGCCATATTGGCATCGAGTCTCACCCCTTTAGAGGGGGGCGGTGTTTCTCAAGGCGCCATGTTGAGTACTGGCAGTGTTCCTCGAAGAAGCCACTGCTGAGCATGCGCACACCCGGGCGGCGCCTGAAGAATATCGCAAGGACAGGGAGGGATCCAGAAGGAGGAA atcaaGTTATTGGTTTTGAAACATTACAACAGGGAAAGTCTGAAGAAGATTTAATCCGGTTTGAGAGAATTAATCTCTTCACAAGAGATGACCCATATTCTATTTTAGGAGAATTGTGGCAAGATGATAAACAGACAGGGAGATGTGAGgaaaacctgaacagacatttaaATCATGTCACCTTCATCAATGAGAATACACTAGCTAATGAGAAAGACTATGAATATAATAAGGacattggaaaaatatttcatgtaaacacATACCTTGTTTCTTCAAGAAAAAGACTCTATGACTCACTTCAAAAGAGTTTGAAGCCTATTCTAAGTTTATGTAATTATAATAGAAATAATGCAACAGAAAATTTTGATAAGGTTATTGGATATGATAATATTTTCACTCATGTGAAGTCTCACACAGAAACTCATGCTTCTGAATATAATCGACGTAAGAAACTTCTGAGTCACAAGCAAGCTCTTAGTCAGCATCAAAAAATTCATACTGGGGGGAACCtctgtttattttctgattgtGGAAAACTTTTTACCCATAAGTCACACctttttgcacatcaaaggattTATACTGAAGAGAAACATGAGTGGAGCAAATGTGAGACAGTCTTTACTGAGAAGCTCCAACTTGCTGTACCTCCAAAAGTttatagagaagagaaaaactctGTATGTACTGAATATGGGAAAGACTTTTCCCTCAACTCAAATCATGAGAAAACTCACACTGAGGGGACTGGCTATAAATGTAGTGCACATGAGAAAGCCTTTCTCCAGAAGTCAGATCTGTTCAGACACCAGAGAATTCATATTGGAGGGAAAAAACCGTATGATTACAATGAATGTGAGACAAATGTCTCTCAGAATTCAAACCTCAGTGTACATAAAAAAGTTCATATTGGAGAGAAACACTTTGAATGTACTGAATGTGGAAAAGCTTTCACAAGGAAATCAACACTAAGTATGCATCAGAAAATTCACACAGGAGAAAAACCCTATGTATGTAccgaatgtgggaaagccttcatcCGGAAGTCACATTTTATTACACAtgagagaattcatactggagagaaaccttatgcATGCAGTGACTGTGGGAAGTCCTTTATAAAGAAATCACAACTCCATGTGCATCGACGAATTCACACAGGAGAGAATCCCTTTATATGTACTGAATGTGGGAAAGTCTTTGCCCATAAGACAAATCTGATTATACATGAGAAAATTCATACTGGTGAGAGACCCTATATATGTActgaatgtgggaaggcctttacTGACAGGTCAAATCTCATTAAACACCAaaaaattcatactggagagaaaccctataaatGCAATGACTGTGGAAAATCATTCACCTGGAAGTCACGGCTCAGGATACATCAGAAATGTCATACTGGAGAGAGACATTATGAATGCAGCGAATGTGGGAAAGCATTTATTCAGAAGTCAACACTGAGTATGCACCAGAGAATTCATAGAGGAGAAAAACCCTATGTTTGTActgaatgtgggaaggccttcttCCACAAGTCACATTTTATTACACATgagagaattcacactggagagaagccttaTGAATGCAGTGATTGTGGGAAATCTTTTACTAAGAAGTCACAACTTCATGTACATCAGCAAAttcacacaggagagaagccCTACAGATGTGCTGAATGTGGAAAGGCTTTCACTGACAGATCAAATCTTTTTACACACCAGAAaattcatactggtgagaaacccTATAAATGTAGTGACTGTGGAAAAGCCTTCACTCGAAAGTCAGGCCTCCATATACATCAGCAGTCTCACACTGGAGAAAGACATTatgagtgcagtgaatgtgggaaagcctttgcAAGAAAATCAACACTAATTatgcatcagagaattcatacaggTGAGAAACCTTATATTTGCACTGAATGTGGGAAGTCCTTCATCCAGAAGTCACACTTAAATcgacatcagagaattcatactggagagaaaccctatgaatgtggTGACTGTGGGAGGGCCTTTATTAAGAAGTCACAACTCCATGAACATCATCGaattcacacaggagagaaaccataTATGTGTACTGAATGTGGAAAGGCCTTCACCATCAGATCAAATCTTATTAAACACCAGAAAATTCATACTAAGCAGAAACCGTATAAATGCAGTGACTTCAGGAAAGCCTTCAACTGGAAGCCACAACTCAGTATACATCAGAAATCAAATACTGGGGAAGTAGACTGTCCAATACCACAATCATGGCATGGGGATACAAAGTTGTGA